The sequence ATCACTTGAAAGAAATTTCATCTATTCACTGGCATGGGTTGCTACTGCCGTCTCACATGGATGGCGTGCCGGGAGTGAGCTACGGCGGAATCAAACCTGGGACGACCTTCACCTACCGGTTTCCGATCAAGCAGAGCGGCACCTATTGGTTTCACAGCCATTCGGGCGGCCAGGAATTACAGGGCCTGTACGCACCGATGATCCTAGAGCCACTCGAGCCGGAGCCGTTTTCCTATGATCGGGACTATGTGGTGATGCTATCGGAATGGACGTTCGAGTCCGCGGAGATCGTGTTCGACAATCTCAAAAAGTTCTCGGGCTACTACAACTTCCAGAAGCGGGCCGCTCCGGAGTTCCTTTCCGACGTTGCACAATGGGGCCTGTGGCCTGCACTGCAGAATTATCTGATGTGGGACCAGATGCGGATGGACCCGACCGACTTTGCCGATGTGACGGGCTCCACCTTCACCTTTCTCACTAATGGACGTCCGCCATCGGCCAATTGGACCGCCCTCTTTCGGCTGGGAGAACGGATCAGGCTCCGCTTCATCAATGCGGCGGCGATGACGTTCTTCGATGTGCGTATCCCGGATCTCGCAATGGCGATCGTCCAGGCCGATGGTCAGAACGTTCAGCCGATCGTCGTGGAGGAATTCCGTATCGGTCCAGCAGAAACCTACGACGTAATTGTCGAACCGAGGGAGGATCGAGCCTATACGATTTTTGCCGAGACGATGGACCGCAGCGGATACGCGCGCGGGACTCTCGCGACAAAGCCCGGGGTGAGCGGCGAAATTCCCGAGCGGCGGCCCCGTCCGATTCGGACGATGGAAGACATGGGCATGGCAGGCCATGACAGCGGCCATGCGATGGCTATGTCCGGCCCGAGGCCGTCCGAAAACCATACAAACAGCCATGGCATGCGGTCACATCAGGGTAGGGACCATGGATCGGGCACGGAAACGGAGACTCGCCCACCCTCGCTGATCCCCGGCGCAGCACCGGTCGCACATGGCCCCGACCATCATGGTACTGGCAACCAGACGGTCGCCGAATTTTCCCAGAATCGCATGCATGAACCAGGCAGAGGACTGGAAGGAAGTCCGCGGCGCGTGCTCGTCTATACCGACTTAAAAAGCCTCGTGCCTCACCCCGACCAACGGGAGCCGGAACGAGAGATCGAGCTCCACATTACCGGTCATATGCAGCGCTATATGTGGTCGTTTGACGGCAAGAAATATTCGGACGCGCCTGAGCCGATCCGCTTTCGCTATGGCGAGCGGGTGCGGCTCACCTTCGTGAATGACACGATGATGGAGCACCCACTCCACCTCCACGGGATGTGGATGCAGCTCGAAAACGGCACGGGCGCCTACCTACCGCGCAAACATACGGTTGCCGTCAAACCGGCTGAGCGACTGTCCGTCATCATTAGCGCCGATGCTCCGGGTCCCTGGGCTTTTCACTGCCACCTTCTCTTCCACATGGAAGCGGGCATGTTCCGAGTTGTCGAGGTGTCCGCCTGACTGCGGGAGATGCCTCAGTGACGACAGCCCTCAATATATGGCGCACGTTTATGGCGGTCTGCCTCATGAGCACCGGGATTGAGGTCGCCCCGGTGTTTGCAGAAGGCAGTTCCTCAACCATCGGGCCGAGGGATCAGCCCACCGTCACTCAGGCCAATTTGGCTCCGCAGCAGGACTGGCCGAGCCCGGTCAACGATGAGGAACGACGACTCTTCATGTTAGTCGACGTACTCGAATATCGCCCACAGACCCGCGGCAGGGAGAACACGAGCGACTATCGCTGGGATGTCGAGGGCTGGTATGGCGGAGATTACAATCGGATCTGGTACAAAAGCGAAGGTCAGCAGGACACCGCATTCAAAGCGGACTACGACCTAGACTTCCAACTGCTTTATGGCCGTTTTGTGCAAAAATATTACGATGTGCAGATTGGCGGACGCATGGAAACCCAATCGTTCCGCGGGCGGAATGTAACGCGCGGCTTTGGCGTGATCGGCCTTCAGGGCTTGGTGCCATACAACTATGAGTTCGAATCGGCTTTGTTCCTGGCTCAAGACGGGGCCGTCTCGGCCCGTCTGTCCTTCACCAAGGATTTTCTGCTGACGCAGCGGCTCATCCTTCAAGGCCGGTTTGAAATGAACGCCGCCATACAGCGGGTTGAAGAATTCACCACCGGCTCTGGCTTAAACAATCTCGAGTTTGGGCTGCGATTGCGTTATGAGATCCGACGAGAGTTTGCCCCCTATCTTGGGGTCTCCTTCGATCGCAGCTATGGACAGACAGCCACTCTCGTCCGACAAGAAGGAGGGGACCCCAGCCAATTAAGGTTTGTGGTGGGGCTAAGAGCTTGGTTCTAACCGGTTCCCATCCTCCTCAGGCAGCGAGTACAGGAACCATGTGCCTCGTGCCACATCTTTTCGGGCACGCCGTCACGCAAGGCCTCGGACCCGACTTCCTCTGAGTCTGAATCACCATCCCATCGCGTGTCGGCTGGTTTGTGCGTCGGATCGGTCTGGAGGTCCCGCAGGTGTTGCAAAATGTCCTCAAGCGAGGGGATGCCACGTGGTGGCCGAGCATGTTGAGTGGTCGGCGATGTGGTCGGAGGTGCGGTCTTCGGATGGGTCGTGTGTGATATCCATGTGAGACCAAATTTATGGTGCAGGAATTCGCTGACCCACGCCTGATCCATCGGGTCCATATCTTGCCGTTCAATGGCAAATACATGTACATGACCCTTGACCCATAAGACGGTCGACGCGAAGCAGTGTGGGTCGTTCAGGAACGGAGACCTGCACGGTCAACCGCATACCGGGTACCACCGGCATCGTCCCGGCCATGCGCCAGCCTCGATCGGTCAGATCTAAGACAGTCCCTTCGGCGGGAAAGGTGGCATTGCCATACCGCATGGGGGGCCAGCTGACCGGAAACCGACTCGCATGCCGCCCAGGACTCGTTCTGTTGTGCATGGGGGCTTCTCCTTCCAGT is a genomic window of Candidatus Nitrospira kreftii containing:
- a CDS encoding hypothetical protein (conserved protein of unknown function) — translated: MDPMDQAWVSEFLHHKFGLTWISHTTHPKTAPPTTSPTTQHARPPRGIPSLEDILQHLRDLQTDPTHKPADTRWDGDSDSEEVGSEALRDGVPEKMWHEAHGSCTRCLRRMGTG
- a CDS encoding Copper resistance protein B, with translation MTTALNIWRTFMAVCLMSTGIEVAPVFAEGSSSTIGPRDQPTVTQANLAPQQDWPSPVNDEERRLFMLVDVLEYRPQTRGRENTSDYRWDVEGWYGGDYNRIWYKSEGQQDTAFKADYDLDFQLLYGRFVQKYYDVQIGGRMETQSFRGRNVTRGFGVIGLQGLVPYNYEFESALFLAQDGAVSARLSFTKDFLLTQRLILQGRFEMNAAIQRVEEFTTGSGLNNLEFGLRLRYEIRREFAPYLGVSFDRSYGQTATLVRQEGGDPSQLRFVVGLRAWF
- a CDS encoding Copper resistance protein A, which codes for MNETVLTRRELLKQAGGVGCLAALQQLLPAGAVSALSPAPLPSANSTALSGDIIDLVIGESPFTLDRRTATAMTINGTIPGPLIRLKEGQEATLRVTNHLKEISSIHWHGLLLPSHMDGVPGVSYGGIKPGTTFTYRFPIKQSGTYWFHSHSGGQELQGLYAPMILEPLEPEPFSYDRDYVVMLSEWTFESAEIVFDNLKKFSGYYNFQKRAAPEFLSDVAQWGLWPALQNYLMWDQMRMDPTDFADVTGSTFTFLTNGRPPSANWTALFRLGERIRLRFINAAAMTFFDVRIPDLAMAIVQADGQNVQPIVVEEFRIGPAETYDVIVEPREDRAYTIFAETMDRSGYARGTLATKPGVSGEIPERRPRPIRTMEDMGMAGHDSGHAMAMSGPRPSENHTNSHGMRSHQGRDHGSGTETETRPPSLIPGAAPVAHGPDHHGTGNQTVAEFSQNRMHEPGRGLEGSPRRVLVYTDLKSLVPHPDQREPEREIELHITGHMQRYMWSFDGKKYSDAPEPIRFRYGERVRLTFVNDTMMEHPLHLHGMWMQLENGTGAYLPRKHTVAVKPAERLSVIISADAPGPWAFHCHLLFHMEAGMFRVVEVSA
- a CDS encoding hypothetical protein (conserved protein of unknown function) — protein: MHNRTSPGRHASRFPVSWPPMRYGNATFPAEGTVLDLTDRGWRMAGTMPVVPGMRLTVQVSVPERPTLLRVDRLMGQGSCTCICH